Proteins encoded by one window of uncultured Methanobrevibacter sp.:
- the mcm gene encoding minichromosome maintenance protein MCM yields the protein MNSTTKSQTSIIKFEEFFATSYKDDVFEILETYPDERSLTVDYNQLEMFDPDLADLLIDKPEEVIEAAQIAIKNIDPLVKDADINIRFENMTNIIPLKTLLSKYIGTFVAADGIVRKTDEIRPRIETGVFECRGCMRLHEVEQSSGNRIIEPSLCSECGGRSFRLLQEESKYIDTQTARMQEPLENLSGGTEPKQMLMVLEDDLVDQLNPGDKVRITGTLKTFREERSGKFKNYIYVNHIEPLEQEFEELQLSEEDEEKIIELSKDPHIYDKIIKSTAPSIRGYREVKEAIALQLFGGAAKQLEDETKLRGDIHILIVGDPGIGKSQILKYVSRLAPRSIYTSGKGTTGAGLTAAAVRDELGGWSLEAGALVLGDQGNVCVDELDKMRSEDRSALHEALEQQTVSIAKAGIMATLNSRCSVLAAANPKFGRFDRFKVLAEQIDLPAPIISRFDLIFVIEDKPSVEGDSKLAEHILKIHQSNTVDYEIEPELLRKYIAYARKNVNPVLTDEANEILREFYVSTRNSNKEEQAPVPITARQLEAIIRLSEASAKIKLKDTVDKEDAEKAVKLQMACLKEVGVDPETGEIDIEVMEGRTPTSEREKMQRVMEEIGLLEEEYGDQAPLNVLISNMAEKYDMSEEKVNAFVRNLNQKGLIYIPSTGYLKRA from the coding sequence ATGAATTCTACTACTAAATCTCAAACATCAATTATAAAATTCGAAGAATTTTTTGCGACATCATATAAGGATGACGTATTCGAAATACTTGAAACATATCCGGATGAGCGATCACTTACTGTAGATTACAATCAGCTTGAAATGTTTGATCCTGACCTTGCGGATTTGTTAATAGATAAACCTGAAGAAGTTATTGAAGCTGCTCAAATAGCAATAAAAAACATCGACCCCCTTGTAAAGGATGCTGATATCAATATTCGTTTTGAGAATATGACCAATATCATACCTTTAAAGACATTGTTGAGTAAGTATATTGGAACATTTGTTGCAGCAGACGGAATTGTAAGAAAAACAGATGAAATCAGACCACGTATTGAGACTGGAGTATTCGAATGTAGAGGATGTATGAGATTACACGAAGTAGAGCAAAGTTCTGGAAATAGAATCATTGAACCTTCATTGTGTAGTGAATGTGGTGGAAGATCATTCAGATTGCTTCAGGAAGAATCAAAATACATTGATACCCAAACAGCAAGAATGCAAGAACCTTTGGAAAATTTATCCGGAGGAACCGAACCGAAACAAATGCTGATGGTTTTAGAGGATGATTTAGTAGACCAGTTAAATCCCGGAGACAAAGTAAGAATTACTGGAACATTAAAGACATTTAGGGAAGAAAGAAGTGGTAAATTTAAAAATTACATCTACGTTAATCACATTGAACCATTAGAACAGGAATTTGAAGAGCTGCAACTTTCCGAAGAAGATGAAGAGAAAATTATAGAATTATCAAAAGATCCTCATATTTATGACAAAATCATTAAATCGACTGCACCTTCAATTAGAGGGTACAGGGAAGTAAAGGAAGCAATTGCCCTGCAACTGTTTGGAGGAGCTGCAAAACAGCTTGAAGATGAAACAAAATTAAGGGGAGACATCCACATTCTTATTGTTGGGGACCCTGGTATCGGTAAATCCCAGATACTGAAATATGTTTCAAGATTAGCGCCAAGAAGTATCTATACAAGTGGTAAAGGTACAACAGGTGCTGGGTTAACTGCAGCAGCAGTTAGAGACGAACTTGGCGGATGGTCATTAGAAGCAGGAGCATTGGTTCTTGGAGACCAAGGTAACGTATGTGTTGACGAGCTCGATAAAATGAGGTCTGAAGACAGATCCGCACTTCACGAGGCATTGGAACAACAGACAGTAAGTATTGCAAAAGCAGGAATTATGGCAACATTGAATTCCAGATGTTCCGTTCTTGCAGCGGCAAACCCTAAATTCGGAAGATTCGACAGGTTTAAAGTTCTTGCAGAACAAATTGATTTGCCTGCACCAATTATTTCTCGTTTTGATTTGATATTTGTAATTGAAGATAAACCAAGTGTTGAAGGAGATTCAAAATTAGCAGAACACATTTTGAAAATACACCAGTCAAATACTGTTGATTATGAAATTGAACCTGAACTCCTTAGAAAATATATTGCTTATGCCCGTAAAAATGTAAATCCTGTTTTAACTGATGAAGCTAATGAAATTTTAAGAGAATTCTATGTCAGTACAAGGAACAGCAATAAAGAAGAACAGGCACCAGTACCTATTACCGCAAGGCAACTGGAAGCGATTATTCGTTTATCAGAAGCAAGTGCAAAAATTAAACTTAAGGATACTGTAGATAAAGAAGATGCTGAAAAAGCTGTTAAACTGCAAATGGCCTGTCTTAAAGAAGTAGGAGTAGATCCAGAAACTGGAGAAATCGATATCGAAGTCATGGAAGGAAGAACACCTACATCCGAAAGGGAAAAAATGCAAAGAGT